taaatattttaaaaaaaattatgattaataaaattttaattttaatttaaaatagtttaatcttaaccttttattttaatttaacaattaagatTCACCATTCTCTCATTCTCacataaaattatgattatcaTATGATAAGTGATATATACACTCAAGAGTTTTAACGGTATTACCACCCCTCTAGACGTTGGACTGAAATAAAGAAAGACTAAAATAAGTAAGTTTTAGTTTATTTctacattgtttttattttttctaaagtcTAAAACTAATACTTTTACTTTCTACCGTGATATGAGATTAGCTAGCGGTTTATGTGTCTAATTTAATGCCATGCAATCAATTTAGGTGACTCTCAATAATGAATAATTGCGTATCTTAAAATATGGGACTTCCAAATTTCTCTGTATCTTAAAATAAgtactattatttatttgttttaaaataaatgctagagatttaaacaaaaaatttaaattttagaagaatgaaaactattttttttacaaatactaaaattaaaaaccagaacaaaaactaaaaaatatttaaccctAAACagacttaatttatttaaatcgcAATCAACAAAATGATCAAACACGACGCTTTCCACATCAACTTGCAACTACTCTAATTGTACTAACGCGTTTATACTTGCACCAATAAAGTGGCCAATACTTAGGATAGAAATAAACCATTTGCAATTAAAAAGGAATTTCAATTAGGTGGGTCTTAAAAGAGCATCATTTGGCTTCAAAGACTAGTAGTTCGGCGAGAGATTCTTCTACGTGAAAATTATGATAGTTATGTGAATCTTGTTTGGCATTTATCGTTGAAAATGGTGTAATTGCGGGAAAGGGTGGATAACCATTAGAGTTAGGAAACCATGTTTTCAACTAAGCTTATGATTACCAATTCAGCTCACTTTCTCAAAtccttgaattaaaaaaaaaaaaattgcccaTTAGTCGTGCCCAAATGATTTCCACCAACTAGAAGATTTTTATGAAGTGGCCGAAAAAGTTATCTTTCTTGGCCGGAGATACAAAGTTGTCTCAACTTTTTCTTGCTCATTTTTTTGCATTGAATACTTCTACTAGCAATTACTTTAGCGTGTCAAATTACAAGTTCCCGTGTACTTTTTGTATAATTATATGAATGCACGGCACTCTTTGAATCTGAGAGTACCTTATGCATGTTTAAGAATTAAGACTGATAAGCAAAGTCGAAATACTTGCAACTTGCaaatagagaagagaagagaagaagctACATTAAGTTAGGTTCACCTTTTGAAAAGCGACAAAGGCTAACTAGTAACCACTATGGTTAGCAGCACTTAAATTTCATTCACATCTGGTAAACTTGAACGCACCTACGCAAAAAAGGTCTACAtcataattcaaattcaaataggGTTTACTAGAAATACATGGCTTTAAAATAGATTAGTATTCTATTAATCAATTTACACGCAAGGTAAATCAATCATGAAGttactattaattaaatttattagtatAAGATTGTCTAATAGTCTCATATtatactttctttctttcttgaaattaaaatttccctAAGATTATCCAAATTTTGGTAGATTACCCttgattttgtaaattaaaacccaacttttttttttacccattATATTATAGTTGCGATCTAAGTTACTTGTCATATGTGTCACCCTTGTTGTGATATAATATACTTATTTCGTTCgtaattataaaattcttttaaataattcatctttcttaaaaaaatatttagtttgattaatcatattaaatctgtcaattaattatattattattttaaaattattttttatttttatattcacttaattgattttcattaatgtttaaaaataaaataattaaaaaaggagCTCATATAAATAgacaaataaatttatgaacaaatcttataattaaaagcaaaaataatgaTGCATGacatataaaaacattaaatgagACGCGCATACTCAAAATTGCCAAATTAGCAATCCTAAACTACAAAACACGAAAAAACATGGTATTCATGTCTTCCTAATACCAAAAAAGACATTGATACACATGAAAAAATGAAGCATTTGGACTTTTGTATTTGGAGCCATATCGACTTGGGCCAGAGGGCCCATTGAAAATCTGTGTGCATCTGCATCtccttctcctttcttcttcttctaaaaaGTTGCCATTGTCTCTTCCCTCCATTCACGCTACGCCTCGATCCATCTCCAATCCTCCTCCCTCCCCATTCACATTTTCACTATCTCTCACACTCCCAACCTCCGACATTCCAAAACGCACGCAACCGCGACAAACATCGACGCCGCCGCATAGGCTGTCGTTTCCACCGTTTCCCGCCACCCACATTCCGATCAAGTTGCCGTTTTGATGCCTCCCACGCGCGAAACGAATCGTGGGTTTCGGTTCCCATTTCCCAACGCCAAATGCAGCTATCGAAACGAATCGCGTGCCCTGGAATGGTTGTGAAGCTCGGAGGAGTGGATTCGAAGAGATTAAGGTTGTTGTTGGCGTGTATTATTAatcaattgaattgaattgataataatatttatagaaaagagGAATTAATTGGGGATTTGGATTGTTGGATTGGTGATGATATTATTGAAGGGAGAGCGACGATGACTGGAGTGTCATTGGGTGTGCGCACAGGGAGCTATGGGACGCTGCTGCAGCAGCAAAACGGCACCGTTTCGCTGAAGCCGTTGCTTGTGCGTAGACCTTCAAAGACGCTCCTCTACAACcccagagagaaagagaggggtTTCTTTTTCGTTTGCCGGCTACTCGGAAGAGGGAAGGTCGCAATGCTCCTCATGCTCGCCCTTGGCCTCTGTGTTTTCGTTTTTGGTTGCTTTACTGTTTACAGAGGTTAGTCACTTAACTTACTCGCTCTTTTCTTATCACGAGAAGTGTCAAGTTCTACAAAATACTAATTCAGTTGGGACTAGATAGTTGCAGACCATGTAACAATTTCTCGTTAATCCTTGTTTACTCAGTAATCAGAAGTGTTTATGATTGATACTCCTCGTTGAGTTGTAGGAATCAATGACATTTGTTTCAAAGGtactataataatatattactgCATTCCAAGAAATGACATTTCGCGGAATACTATGACTAGGAATGTTATTATTCCTTCGTAAATTCTGGAATACCTTTggttagattttattattttagtatttctatggatattttttaaaaattcaaaatatagaaaataagagTTGATAAGTAAGTTATAATTGAGTTAGATAATAAGTAGCTTTTCCATCTCTCACCATGGGaataaaaatgaagtaaaaCAACACGTTATTACTTTCTCTGACATGATCAATACTCGAGGAAGTTTGTTTCAAGGTATAATGTTCCATTTTGGGAATCACATTCATAGGAATGTTATTCACgagaatatttaaaaatatgtttgattaaattttatttttcctaggaaaagtttttaaaattcaaacaagttagaataaaaaatgGATATAATAATTGATTAGAAAACAAATTCCCATATTCCTGTGGGAATATAACTTTCCATCCCTCATCCTGAGGATAACAAATGAAGCAAAGTAAGGAATTGCTACTTTCTCGGACATGAACAATACatggaaataaatttttaaaactcatGAGAAACATGGTAATTATATTCTCAAGAACAAACCTTTAAACcgtaaaacaaaattttcttgGGATGAATGTTTTAAAGCTCATAAAAAACCTTGAAGCACACACACTTCATAATCTGTTTTATTTTGCTTCCGTGTGCCTCTtaagatataatataatgtaCCTTAGAGTTTGGTTTGCTATCATTTCAATGACACCGAGCATCTTACAAATGCGTTCTTAAGATAAATAAGCCATGGTATAATGTGTTTCAGTTTTGTTTTTTCTGGCACTGTTAGTTCTTGTTTGTTCaactgttttgtttttctttctaaagTTGAAGACATATTGGTTTGGTTAAGAGTTAAGACATCATTTGAGATGCCATGTTTTGGTTTAGAACTTTCACTGGTTCTTATGCCTTTGTTTATCTTCATAACCTTTTGATTATCTGCTGCGTAAATTCCTTATGTTTTATGGTGTGTTTTTGGCATTGTGATGAACTAGGTGGAAACATCACTAGTGAAATTGAAGATACGCGATCTTATGCCATTACTAGgtatgaatttttaaaacctcGTGGAGTAATAGAAGATAAGCCACAGGATAGTAATTCTTCTAGGGTGTTCTCATTGACGAGTAGACATAGAAGTACAGCTAGGCCTCCTCCTGCTCCTAATTCACTGTCCTTGTCCAAGTCTAAAAGAAAAATGGGATATTTTCCTACTTGGAGACATCGTTGTGACCATTTTGCAtttcctcctcctccaccagcTGATAGAAGACGACCTGGACCACGCCGtaagttttgtttttccatTTGGCCTTGTTTTCAATTCTTAATTCACAAACATCTATCTTGAATCTGGGTAATAACATCTTTTTTATGTGAGCACACAAACTGCATATTTAGTTATTGTCCTTGTAGATTTCTGTTAATTTGGTTCTTGCCCTCTTCCTTTTCAGCATGCCCTGTGTGTTATATTCCAGTGAAGCAAGCTATAGCTAGTATGCCAGGTTCCCCATCAGAATCTCCTATACTTCGCACTTTGACATATGTGCATGATGAAAATTCAATTGAAGGTGAACCACATGGTGGCTCTGATTTTGGTGGATACCCTTCTCTGGAAGAAAGGGATGCTGCTTTTGATATAAAAGAGACCATGAAAGTGCACTGTGGGttagttaatttttgttttttgtatttaattttctcaCAACTTGGAGATTAATTTTCCTGGAAGAATTTTTAAAAGTCACCCACATTAGTGTCCCACAAGTGTCGTCTTTTtactgaatatatttttattccttttcctGCATTGGCATAAACTCTTGTCAGATTTGTCAAAGGAAGCAGACCTGGTCGCCAGACaggatttgattttgatgagGCGGATCTCTTAGAGTTGGATCAGTACCATGATGTCATTGTTGCATCTGCCATATTTGGTATGGCTCATGACTAATGTATTATAAGAATaccttttgttgtttgttttctgCTTCACATAGCTCCCTTTCATCTATACCAGGAAACTATGATGTGATACAGCAGCCCAGGAACATCAGTTTAGAAGCAAAGAAAAACATTCCTTTCTATATGTTTATTGATGAAGAAACAGAAATGTATATGAAGAATGCCAGTATTTTGAGTAGCAGCAGGAGAGTTGGATTATGGAGAATCATCATTGTCCGTAATATTCCTTATGCTGATTCTCGGCGTAACGGAAAGGTTGATTACTTACTTTTTGCTTCCCACTATTCTATTGAAGTTGAATAAAGATTTTTTGTTACATGCCCCCTATTTCTAATATCAGTGCATCTACAGGTTAATGTGTGGAACTTACTTTATATGGTCTCACGATGCCTCTAAACTTATTGCAGGTTCCAAAGCTTCTTTTACACAGGATCTTCCCCAATGTCCGCTATTCAATATGGATTGATGGGAAGCTTGAGCTTGTTGTGGACCCATATCAAGTTCTTGAAAGGTAAAAGCCAAGTTATCAAAAATTGATTTggtttttatttccttttgtaTTTAGTGAAATAAATTTCTATTCACCATTGTTTATCAACAAGTTTCTATTTACCATCATATAGACTTGAGAATAAACAATGATATTGTTTGATTCTAAGTTATGTTCTGatgaaattatatgattttgtttgttCAGTGTgttatttattgacttttatctGGCAAGTTTTGGATATTGTAATAACAACCATATATTTgaagaattttcttttattatttgctAAATTATTTTCAGCAAACTTACATGATTGTTAGTTTTATTCATTATTTCCAACTTCAATGATACTTGTGCATATCTTTTACAATTTGATGTGGTGCAGTCAGAAGCCATCAAGCTATTGATATGATCTATAATATAGTAAAGGGAAATTTCaaatagttttcttttcttggtATTTTCTAAGAGGAATTGTTTTgtctattaaattttataattgctATCAATTCACATATCCTACTTTCTAAATTGAATCTTCTTATTACATGATACGGGTTAAGATctctatttatatttaagttatGATGATCAAATGACACTTATTCCCTTTACTTGTGGTGCACTACAGGTAACTGCTGCTTATTTAACCAAGAAGACTTTCGTAATGTCACAATAATAACTTGAGCATCGTTAATGACTATCCTTAGGACAATGGCTAAGGAATTAACTCAGATAGTATtagatgaaaaatgaaagtatttaatatcttggtcatccaaaaagcattTAATTACTTCCTTTTTGAGTAATTAGAAAGATctattcattaaataatattgttaaatGGAAAATATTATGTACTTTTTAATGAGTTCCCACAAGGAAGTAAGCTGAAAGTAACCAATGCTCAATAATTTTGTCACATAACTGTTCTTGAATAACTTATGCCTTTTACAAATTCCGTCACATACGAAGTTGTGGCatttgtgaattgtgatgaGAAGTGGTAAACCGTTGCTCTCTCCTTGCAATACCTTCACTATTGTGGTTGTTTGGCTTATTTCACTTTTTGAATTGATGTTGCATATGATTATTTGACATATGCGCTGCTTGCTTGACAAAACTTGCatatgtttttgaatttttatttcatgagcTAGGGTTTTCCATTGTTTTGAACAATGTTCATTTGTGTGTACATTTTATTCATTTGGCTTTATTTTACAACACAATATATGAAGAGGATATATGTCAACTAATTTCTAATTGTATATTTCTAATCATTCAGGTTCTTGTGGCGCCAAAATGCTACTTTTGCAATTTCAAGACACTATAGACGCTTTGATGTATTTGTTGAGGCCGAGGCTAATAAAGCTGCAGGGAAATATGAAAATGCTTCCATTGATCaccaaattcaattttataaataccaCGACGGTTTAACTCATTATTCCAGGACTAAGCTTCCTATAACTAGTGGTAGGAACAGTTTTCATATATTCATGCCTGCATATGTAAAATGGATTATGTGTGGAGATCTGTGCCTGTGCTTGCATATAATTGCTGCCTCCATCTTAAAAATCTGAAGTATTGCTTATGGCTGAGTTTCTGCAGATGTTCCTGAAGGTTGTGTTATCATAAGAGAACACATTCCAATTACAAATCTCTTTACTTGCTTATGGTTCAATGAAGTTGATCGCTTCACTTCCAGGGATCAGTTAAGCTTTTCCACAGTAAGAGACAAAATAATGGCAAAAACTGATTGGAGTATTAGCATGTTTTTGGATTGTGAAAGACGTAACTTTGTGATACAGGTTAGTATTTGTGTCTTGCCTTGTGTTGTGTTCAGTTGTTGAAAAGCTACTAGTTTTTAAATTCAGCATGCACTTCCAAATGTTTGTACTGTTAAACAGGCAATAGATATCTAGAGATGTTTGAGGGGTTTTGTATTTGGCCTCTCATCTTTTCAACATGCACTTGCAAATCTTTGTACTTTTATTTCTTGTGAAAACTAACTAAAGTTCATTTAGCATGtgtattttatttccttttcacCTGTTTGGATTTTTATGTTGGTGGTTTGTGATAAATAATATTAGGCTTACCATAGAGACATATTGGAGCAAATGCCTCCTCCAGCTGCTGTAACCTGGCGTCCTGGTCCACCCACTTATACTAATCGGCCTCAGATGAGGAATCATCCTAGGCGTGGGAGAGGAGACAGGAGATCAGGTTCAAAGCATCATCATAGAGTTGTAGGCACTGTTCATATGAACCACATTTTGATTTAGTGTCATCTTCTTGCTAGAGGTTTTTTTGGTTTCTTTAAGTGTAAATGCATGCATTCTTTGTTGCAAATTATACTTCAAAGAGCCCCCAACAATTTTGAAATTGTTGCTGGAtgaattgtaaatatttttataaccgATAAGATCCTTACCACCTTTTTtccaaaagggaaagaaaacaaaaggggGTTCTCAGCAGTGCATTTTGCACACTTGAATTATCAATTTCTCTTCCTACTAGTGTTGC
The nucleotide sequence above comes from Glycine soja cultivar W05 chromosome 11, ASM419377v2, whole genome shotgun sequence. Encoded proteins:
- the LOC114374402 gene encoding uncharacterized protein LOC114374402; this translates as MTGVSLGVRTGSYGTLLQQQNGTVSLKPLLVRRPSKTLLYNPREKERGFFFVCRLLGRGKVAMLLMLALGLCVFVFGCFTVYRGGNITSEIEDTRSYAITRYEFLKPRGVIEDKPQDSNSSRVFSLTSRHRSTARPPPAPNSLSLSKSKRKMGYFPTWRHRCDHFAFPPPPPADRRRPGPRPCPVCYIPVKQAIASMPGSPSESPILRTLTYVHDENSIEGEPHGGSDFGGYPSLEERDAAFDIKETMKVHCGFVKGSRPGRQTGFDFDEADLLELDQYHDVIVASAIFGNYDVIQQPRNISLEAKKNIPFYMFIDEETEMYMKNASILSSSRRVGLWRIIIVRNIPYADSRRNGKVPKLLLHRIFPNVRYSIWIDGKLELVVDPYQVLERFLWRQNATFAISRHYRRFDVFVEAEANKAAGKYENASIDHQIQFYKYHDGLTHYSRTKLPITSDVPEGCVIIREHIPITNLFTCLWFNEVDRFTSRDQLSFSTVRDKIMAKTDWSISMFLDCERRNFVIQAYHRDILEQMPPPAAVTWRPGPPTYTNRPQMRNHPRRGRGDRRSGSKHHHRVVGTVHMNHILI